A portion of the Deltaproteobacteria bacterium genome contains these proteins:
- a CDS encoding cardiolipin synthase → KLILVDDHYVQVGSANMDSRSLRLNFELNVEIYDEMLALALRDYFETVRDRSRKITLQEVDGRPMAQRLRDSFAWLFSSYL, encoded by the coding sequence AAGCTGATCCTGGTCGATGACCATTATGTGCAGGTGGGATCCGCCAATATGGACTCCAGAAGTCTCCGGCTGAATTTCGAACTGAACGTCGAGATATACGACGAAATGCTTGCATTGGCGCTCAGAGACTACTTTGAGACGGTGCGGGATCGCAGCCGCAAAATCACCCTGCAGGAAGTGGACGGCCGGCCTATGGCGCAGCGGCTGCGTGACTCATTCGCCTGGCTTTTTTCATCGTATCTGTAG
- a CDS encoding sel1 repeat family protein, with protein sequence MVLALLGIIVSCADTSDFNTMLKKAETGDRDAQFNLGVMYDNGEGVPQDYGKAVEWFSKAADQGDVWAQLNLGVMYHDGDDIPQDYQKAFHWFSKAADQGDARAQLNLGVMYNNGEGVPQDYQKAFHWYSKAADQGKAEAQFNLGLLYEYGAGIPQNYKKAFELYSKAADQGADLAQNRLGLMYKNGKGVARNYVQAYKWLNLSAAQGNDWGRRNREWVLKRMTPAQIAEGQKLSHQFMERTQKE encoded by the coding sequence ATGGTTCTTGCGCTGTTGGGGATCATCGTCAGCTGTGCGGATACTTCGGATTTTAACACAATGTTGAAAAAAGCGGAGACCGGCGATCGTGACGCCCAGTTCAACCTCGGGGTCATGTATGACAATGGTGAAGGCGTTCCTCAGGACTATGGAAAAGCGGTTGAGTGGTTTTCGAAGGCAGCCGATCAGGGGGATGTCTGGGCTCAGCTTAACCTCGGGGTTATGTACCATGACGGTGACGACATTCCACAGGACTATCAAAAAGCGTTTCATTGGTTTTCGAAGGCAGCCGATCAGGGGGATGCCCGGGCTCAGCTCAACCTCGGGGTCATGTACAACAACGGTGAAGGCGTTCCCCAGGACTATCAAAAAGCGTTTCATTGGTATTCGAAGGCCGCCGATCAGGGAAAAGCTGAGGCTCAGTTCAACCTCGGGCTCTTGTACGAATACGGCGCAGGCATCCCCCAGAACTATAAAAAAGCATTTGAATTGTATTCGAAGGCAGCCGATCAGGGGGCGGATTTGGCCCAGAACAGGCTCGGGCTCATGTACAAAAACGGCAAAGGCGTCGCGCGAAACTATGTCCAGGCCTACAAGTGGCTCAATCTTTCCGCGGCCCAGGGTAACGACTGGGGCAGGAGAAACAGGGAGTGGGTGTTAAAAAGGATGACCCCTGCCCAAATTGCAGAAGGTCAGAAATTAAGCCATCAATTTATGGAGCGGACGCAAAAGGAATGA
- a CDS encoding acyltransferase, producing MKVGFIQFEPYFGRVDRNLEKAEALIRQADAEVLVLPECFNTGYLFVSREEAWDLSEEIPGGKTSKLLIDLAGRKGQFIVAGLVERAGDRLFNAAIAVSPEGVLGVYRKIHLYNEEKLWFTPGDLPFPVYDIGLGKIGVMICFDWFFPEAARILALKGADVICHCANLVLPFCQDGMITRCLENRVFAVTANRTGDERRGDKILTYTGRSQITGPQGNILYRASVDQDEIGVVDMDVKLARNKRINVYNHLLNNRRVDMYGDLMKDGNAG from the coding sequence ATGAAAGTCGGTTTTATCCAGTTTGAACCCTATTTCGGCCGGGTGGACCGTAACCTGGAGAAGGCGGAAGCGTTGATTCGCCAGGCCGATGCCGAAGTTCTGGTTCTCCCGGAATGCTTCAATACCGGCTACCTCTTCGTTTCCAGGGAGGAAGCCTGGGATCTGTCCGAAGAAATCCCCGGGGGAAAGACATCGAAACTGTTGATCGATCTGGCCGGACGAAAGGGGCAGTTCATTGTGGCCGGGCTGGTGGAACGCGCGGGTGACAGGCTGTTCAACGCCGCCATAGCGGTTTCACCGGAGGGCGTTCTCGGCGTCTATCGTAAAATTCATCTCTACAACGAGGAGAAACTTTGGTTCACGCCGGGTGACCTGCCCTTCCCCGTTTACGACATCGGCCTGGGTAAAATCGGGGTCATGATCTGTTTCGACTGGTTTTTCCCCGAAGCGGCACGCATACTTGCCTTGAAGGGGGCGGATGTGATCTGCCACTGTGCCAACCTCGTTTTACCTTTCTGCCAGGACGGGATGATTACCCGCTGCCTGGAAAACCGGGTCTTCGCCGTCACGGCCAACCGAACGGGCGACGAACGCCGGGGCGATAAAATCCTCACCTATACGGGAAGGAGCCAGATCACGGGGCCTCAGGGAAACATTCTGTACCGGGCCTCCGTCGATCAGGACGAAATCGGTGTCGTCGATATGGACGTTAAACTCGCCCGGAACAAGCGGATCAACGTGTACAACCATCTTCTGAACAACCGCCGGGTGGATATGTACGGAGATCTGATGAAAGACGGAAATGCGGGATAG
- a CDS encoding TolC family protein, translating into MNRILGRGIKLIAPVITLLLFYCYGIGLAEGPALTLRESIDTAIKNSVLLHGAKEGVKGAEALKNEAVTAFLPRFSTSYSYTRLHEQPSMTIPAIPPNPAITVPAGTRNNYNWAVEAVQPVFAGGAIWNNYLLNKQGLALSRKEEERTIQDTVQEVKVTYFNVLRAEKLLEAAKQAVELLKSHRNTAQQFFDVGLIPKNDLLYAEVELANSEHDLVRAENSLELAKASFNTALRRGISTPVQLEDILTETPFDLSFDECLKTALENRPELKAYQLKVDQAQSLLKIARSGYFPTVSLVGNYSKYGDDPDVSGSEFQDQESWYVMAVANWNFWEWGKTKFQVDNRLARENQTRDMLANATDQVTLEVKNAYLVVREAEKQIPVTKKAIEQAEENYRINKERYQEQVATSTEVLDAQTILTRAKSDYANALGIYHISQARLERAMGIVR; encoded by the coding sequence ATGAATCGGATCTTGGGTCGTGGGATAAAATTGATCGCCCCTGTCATCACGCTTCTTCTTTTTTATTGTTACGGCATCGGTCTTGCGGAAGGTCCCGCCCTGACTCTCCGGGAAAGCATTGATACGGCCATAAAAAACAGCGTTCTCCTCCACGGCGCCAAAGAGGGTGTCAAGGGCGCGGAGGCTTTGAAAAATGAGGCCGTTACGGCGTTTTTACCCCGATTCAGCACATCATACAGCTACACACGCCTCCATGAACAGCCATCGATGACGATTCCCGCCATTCCGCCCAACCCGGCCATTACCGTGCCCGCGGGAACCCGGAACAACTATAATTGGGCTGTGGAAGCGGTGCAGCCCGTCTTTGCCGGAGGGGCGATCTGGAACAACTATCTCCTGAACAAGCAGGGCTTGGCCCTATCCAGGAAAGAGGAGGAAAGAACGATTCAGGATACGGTTCAGGAGGTCAAGGTAACCTATTTCAACGTCCTCAGGGCGGAAAAACTCCTGGAAGCGGCAAAGCAGGCCGTTGAACTGCTCAAATCACACCGCAACACAGCCCAGCAGTTTTTCGACGTCGGCTTGATTCCGAAAAACGACCTCCTTTACGCTGAGGTGGAGCTGGCCAACAGCGAACATGACCTGGTCCGGGCGGAAAACAGCCTGGAGTTGGCCAAAGCTTCATTCAACACGGCTCTCCGCCGGGGCATTTCCACCCCCGTACAACTGGAGGATATCCTTACGGAGACACCGTTTGACCTCTCATTTGACGAATGTCTCAAAACGGCTTTGGAAAACCGACCCGAGCTCAAGGCCTATCAACTGAAGGTCGACCAGGCGCAGTCCCTCCTGAAAATTGCCAGAAGCGGCTACTTCCCCACCGTTTCGCTCGTCGGGAATTATTCGAAGTATGGCGATGATCCCGACGTTTCCGGCAGCGAATTCCAGGACCAGGAAAGCTGGTACGTCATGGCGGTTGCCAACTGGAATTTCTGGGAATGGGGTAAAACCAAATTCCAGGTCGATAACAGACTGGCCCGGGAAAACCAGACCAGAGACATGCTTGCCAACGCCACGGATCAGGTGACACTGGAAGTCAAGAATGCCTATCTTGTCGTCAGGGAAGCGGAAAAGCAGATTCCCGTCACGAAAAAGGCCATCGAGCAGGCGGAAGAAAATTACCGCATCAACAAGGAACGATACCAGGAACAGGTGGCCACCTCCACGGAGGTCCTTGACGCGCAGACCATCCTGACAAGGGCCAAATCGGATTACGCCAACGCCCTGGGCATTTATCACATCAGCCAGGCCCGTCTGGAGCGGGCCATGGGTATTGTCCGTTGA